One stretch of Salmo trutta chromosome 7, fSalTru1.1, whole genome shotgun sequence DNA includes these proteins:
- the LOC115196556 gene encoding LOW QUALITY PROTEIN: mucin-2-like (The sequence of the model RefSeq protein was modified relative to this genomic sequence to represent the inferred CDS: inserted 3 bases in 2 codons), whose amino-acid sequence MSTKYSTTRETTEEITTGPESTTTTTTITPSTTPSTTPTTTPTTTPTTTPTIAPATTPSTTPTTTPTTTPTTTPTTTPTTTPTTTPTTTPTTTPTTTPTTTPTTTPTTTPTTTPTTTPTTTPTTTPTTTPTTTPTTTPTPTTTPTTTPTTTPTTTPTTTPTTTPTTTPTTTPTTTPTTTPTTTPTTTPTTTPTTTXTTTPTTTPTTTPTTTPTTTPTTTPTTTPTTTPTTTPTTTPTTTPTTTPTTTPTPTTTPTTTPTTTPTTTPTTTTTPTPTTTPTTTPTTTPTTTPTTTPTTTPTTTPTTTPTTTPTTTPTTTPTTTPTTTPTTTPTTTPTTTPTTTPTPTTTPTTTPTTTPTTTPTTTPTTTPTTTPTTTPTTTPTPTTTPTTTPTTTPTTTPTTTPTPTTTPTTTPTTTPTTTPTTTTTPTPTTTPTTTXPTTTPTTTPTTTPTTTPTTTPTTTPTTTPTTTPTTTPTTTPTTTPTTTPTTTPTTTPTTTPTPTTTPTTTPTTTPTTTPTTTPTPTPTTTTTTTPTTTPTTTPTTTPTSPTTTSPTTTPHCLIKTVCDWSGWIDSHYPTIEKGGDYETIENIRKSGIDICSQPKEVECRSKENIDVPLAELGQNVECNPSVGLICHNKDQGIPPICYNYEIRVRCCVDVCSNETTTTSEWPTTTITTSTTTPTTTRTTTPTTTTTTTTTTTTTTTESPTTTTPTTTTTESPTTTPESPSTTTKSTTPSTTTTESPTTIIKSTTPSTTTQVTEEVTTGPESTTPTTPTTTTERPTTTPESPSTTTKSTTPSTTTQVTEEVTTGPESTTPTTTTTTTTTTTGSPSTTVTSETTTYSTTSETTEEITTGPESTTPTTTITPPPTTTTTTTESPTTTTTPTTTTTTTTESPTTTTLPTTTTTTESPTSTTLPTTTTTTESPTTTTTPTTTTTTTESSTTTTTPTTTTTTITTTTTTKESPTSTTLPTTITTTESPTTTNTPTTTTTTERPTTTTESPTTTTMSTTPSTTTTITEEVTTGPESTTPTTTTTTTTTTTGSPSTTVTSKTTTYSTTSETTEEITTGPESTTPTTTTTPTTTTTTTQTTTTTTTTTESPTTTTPTTATTTTPTTTTTTPTTTTTTTQTTTTTTESPTTTTQTTTTESPTTTTTSTTASTTIKVTEEITTGPESTIPTTTPTITPATTPTITPATTPTITPTTTPTTTPTTTPTTTPTTTPTPTTLCFCTYKNLHFPAGSLIYNETDGAGWCFTSYCNSSCIVEKQARPCPSTTPATVSTVSTTVSTVSATTEATHSTPSTLSPTTPYMGCEYAIPPRKDGETWKTDNCTTQTCHSGVITTTYVVCESAEKPVCENGFPPAKVYDESGCCYHYECECICYGWGDPHYVTFDGQYYSFQENCTYVLIKEIVPRQNFSVNIDNYNCDPSGHATCPQSLIVYYKSYKIVLTPKRLNVTTNMVYINGKQIFPTFSNEDLMITSTGVELLLKIPAIKATVMFKSLMFSVTLPNSLFHNNTEGQCGTCDNNRKNDCRLPNAQIHPSCPGMAHEWKIPDDKKPYCDLQRPTPPTPTPTPPPCPSGKTSICDIILSSVFKQCHDVIPPQPFFEACKFDVCHMPNISIGCSSLEAYAVRCAAAGVCIDWRNSTNGKCELTCPKTKVYKACGSTIQPTCNSRYNDKYVHSCQGAQMTRDFVCDSFMEGCFCPEGTVLFNTFSDTCVRDCGCTGPDGKPKQFGETWYSNCQKCTCNADIMSVQCESVKCPPQEIVTCKKYGEVLVNETVDCCQINKCVPKPVCVYNNTEYMLGENVPSGTCEECKCGPNKDPVSKLYVVDCVQINCSTTCQTGYEYEVVPEKCCGTCVQKDCVVVLPDATSHIIQLGKFWSPPSDRCVKYDCSKTKKQLIVVKSKLECPVFRPEDCVPGTEKTDANGCCTTCTLRSHCDVTNTTTYLEVNNCRSTVPVEISACGGSCGTSSM is encoded by the exons ATGTCAACTAAATATTCCACAACAAGAGAAACAACAGAGGAAATTACAACTGGTCCAGAATcaacaacaacgacaacaacCATTACACCCTCAACAACCCCttccactacccccacaacaacccctaccactacccccacaacaacccctaccattGCCCCAGCCACAACCCCttccactacccccacaacaacccctaccactacccccacaacaacccctaccactacccccacgacaacccctaccactacccccacaacaactcctaccactacccccacaacaacccctaccactacccccacaacaacccctaccactacccccacaacaacccctaccactacccccacaacaacccctaccactacccccacaacaactcctaccactacccccacaacaacccctacccccacaacaactcctaccactacccccacaacaacccctaccactacccccacaacaactcctaccactacccccacaacaacccctaccactacccccacaacaacccctaccactacccccacaacaacccctaccactacccccacaacaactcctaccacta ccacaacaacccctaccactacccccacaacaacccctaccactacccccacaacaacccctaccactacccccacaacaacccctaccactacccccacaacaactcctaccactacccccacaacaactcctaccactacccccacaacaacccctacccccacaacaacccctaccactacccccacaacaactcctaccactacccccacaacaaccactacccctacccccacaacaacccctaccactacccccacaacaactcctaccactacccccacaacaacccctaccactacccccacaacaacccctaccactacccccacaacaacccctaccactacccccacaacaacccctaccactacccccacaacaactcctaccactacccccacaacaactcctaccactacccccacaacaactcctacccccacaacaacccctaccactacccccacaacaacccctaccactacccccacaacaactcctaccactacccccacaacaactcctaccactacccccacaacaactcctacccccacaacaactcctaccactacccccacaacaactcctaccactacccccacaacaacccctacccccacaacaacccctaccactacccccacaacaactcctaccactacccccacaacaaccactacccctacccccacaacaacccctaccactac ccccacaacaactcctaccactacccccacaacaacccctaccactacccccacaacaacccctaccactacccccacaacaacccctaccactacccccacaacaacccctaccactacccccacaacaactcctaccactacccccacaacaactcctaccactacccccacaacaactcctacccccacaacaacccctaccactacccccacaacaacccctaccactacccccacaacaacccctacccctacccccacaacaaccactaccactacccccacaacaacccctaccactacccccacaacaactcctACTTCACCAACAACCACTTCACCCACTACTACTCCACACTGCCTGATCAAGACTGTCTGTGATTGGTCAGGCTGGATTGACAGTCACTATCCTACTATAGAAAAAGGAGGAGATTATGAAACCATAGAAAATATAAGGAAATCTGGTATTGATATTTGTAGCCAACCTAAGGAAGTAGAATGCAGATCCAAAGAAAACATCGATGTTCCTTTGGCCGAACTAGGTCAAAATGTTGAATGCAATCCCTCAGTTGGACTGATATGCCACAACAAGGATCAAGGCATCCCACCAATATGCTACAACTACGAGATCAGAGTCAGATGTTGTGTTGATGTTTGTAGCAATGAGACAACTACCACCTCAGAATGGCCCACAACAACCATTACAACTTCTACcactaccccaacaacaacacgtaccactaccccaacaacaactactacaacaacaacaacaacaacaacaaccaccacagaaagtccaacaacaactaccccaacaacaacaacaacagaaagtccaacaACAACACCAGAAAGTCCATCAACCACAACTAAGTCAACAACTCcatccacaacaacaacagaaagtccaacaACCATAATTAAGTCAACAACTCCATCCACAACAACACAAGTAACAGAGGAAGTTACAACTGGTCCAGAATCAACAACACCtactaccccaacaacaacaacagaacgtCCAACAACAACACCAGAAAGTCCGTCAACCACAACTAAGTCAACAACTCCATCCACAACAACACAAGTAACAGAGGAAGTTACAACTGGTCCAGAATCAACAAcacctactaccactaccacaacaacaacaaccaccacaggAAGTCCATCAACCACAGTAACGTCTGAGACAACAACATATTCCACAACAAGCGAAACAACAGAGGAAATTACAACTGGTCCTGAATCAACAACACCCACAACaaccattacaccaccaccaacaacaacaacaacaacaacagaaagtccaacaacaacaactaccccaacaacaacaacaacaacaacaacagaaagtccaacaacaacaaccctcccaacaacaacaacaacaacagaaagtccaacaTCAACAACcctcccaacaacaacaacaacaacagaaagtccaacaacaacaactaccccaacaacaacaacaacaacaacagaaagttcaacaacaacaactaccccaacaacaacaacaacaactatcacaacaacaacaacaacaaaagaaagtcCAACATCAACAACCCtcccaacaacaataacaacaacagaaagtccaacaacaacaaataccccaacaacaaccacaacaacagaacgtccaacaacaacaacagaaagtccaacaACCACAACTATGTCAACAACTCCATCCACAACAACGACAATAACAGAGGAAGTTACAACTGGTCCAGAATCAACAAcacctaccaccactaccacaacaacaacaaccaccacaggAAGTCCATCAACCACAGTAACgtctaagacaacaacatattcCACAACAAGTGAAACAACAGAGGAAATTACAACTGGTCCTGAatcaacaacaccaacaacaacaactaccccaacaacaacaacaacaactacccaaacaacaacaacaacaacaacaacaacagaaagtccaacaacaactaccccaacaacagcaacaacaactaccccaacaacaacaacaactaccccaacaacaacaacaacaactacccaaacaacaacaacaacaacagaaagtccaacaacaactacgcaaacaacaacaacagaaagtccaacaACCACAACTACGTCAACAACTGCATCCACAACAATAAAAGTAACAGAGGAAATTACAACTGGTCCTGAATCAACGAtacccacaacaacccctaccattaccccagccacaacccctaccattaccccagccacaacccctaccattaccccaacaacaacccctaccactacccctaccactaccccaacaacaacccctaccactacccctacccctaccacaTTATGTTTTTGCACATACAAAAATCTACATTTCCCTGCTG GTTCCTTGATATATAATGAGACTGACGGGGCAGGCTGGTGTTTCACCTCCTACTGTAACTCAAGTTGTATTGTTGAGAAACAAGCCAGACCATGTCCCTCTACGACCCCAGCTACAGTCAGCACTGTCTCAACTACAGTCAGCACTGTCTCAGCAACAACAGAAGCTACACATTCTACACCATCTACATTGTCCCCGACTACACCTTACATGGGCTGTGAATATGCCATTCCACCAAGAAAG GATGGTGAGACTTGGAAGACAGACAACTGCACTACTCAAACTTGCCACAGCGGTGTAATTACCACAACGTATGTGGTCTGTGAGTCTGCAGAAAAGCCTGTGTGTGAAAATGGATTCCCACCAGCTAAAGTCTATGACGAATCAGGTTGCTGCTATCACTATGAATGTGAAT GTATATGCTATGGATGGGGAGACCCTCATTACGTCACATTTGATGGCCAATATTACAGTTTCCAGGAAAACTGCACCTACGTTTTGATTAAAGAAATAGTTCCTCGACAGAACTTCAGTGTCAACATCGACAACTATAACTGCGATCCGTCTGGACATGCGACCTGCCCTCAGTCTCTGATTGTCTATTACAAGTCCTATAAAATTGTTCTTACTCCGAAGAGATTAAACGTGACAACAAATATG GTTTACATCAATGGAAAACAGATCTTCCCGACCTTTTCTAATGAAGACCTCATGATCACCAGCACTGGGGTAGAGTTACTGTTGAAGATCCCTGCCATTAAAGCAACAGTGATGTTTAAGTCCCTTATGTTCAGTGTAACCCTGCCAAACTCCCTAttccacaacaacacagaggggCAGTGTG GTACCTGTGACAATAACAGGAAAAACGATTGCAGATTACCGAATGCACAGATTCATCCATCATGTCCTGGGATGGCTCATGAATGGAAGATTCCTGATGATAAAAAACCCTACTGTGATCTGCAACGCCCTACCCCACCTACCCCTACGCCTACGCCTCCACCCTGCCCGTCAGGAAAGACATCAATCTGTGACATCATACTTAGCTC GGTCTTTAAGCAATGCCATGACGTTATCCCACCACAACCCTTCTTCGAGGCCTGTAAATTTGATGTCTGCCACATGCCAAATATCTCAATCGGCTGCTCCAGCCTGGAAGCCTACGCCGTGAGGTGTGCAGCAGCTGGAGTCTGTATCGACTGGAGGAACTCAACTAATGGAAAATGTG AACTGACATGCCCTAAGACCAAAGTGTATAAGGCATGTGGCTCTACTATCCAGCCAACATGCAATTCAAG ATACAATGACAAATATGTGCATTCATGTCAGGGAGCACAAATGACCCGTGACTTTGTATGTGACTCATTCATGGAGGGCTGTTTCTGCCCTGAGGGTACCGTCTTGTTCAACACATTCTCTGACACCTGTGTTCGTGACTGTG GATGTACTGGACCTGATGGAAAACCCAAACAG TTTGGTGAGACTTGGTACAGTAACTGCCAGAAGTGCACGTGTAATGCTGACATAATGAGTGTCCAGTGTGAATCAGTGAAATGTCCGCCACAAGAAATTGTTACCTGTAAGAAGTACGGTGAGGTGTTGGTCAACGAGACGGTGGACTGCTGTCAGATAAATAAATGCG TACCCAAACCTGTTTGTGTCTACAATAATACTGAATACATG CTTGGTGAAAATGTTCCCAGCGGCACCTGTGAGGAGTGCAAGTGTGGCCCTAATAAGGATCCAGTTTCCAAGCTGTATGTTGTAGACTGTGTCCAAATCAACTGTTCCACCACCTGCCAAACG GGTTATGAGTATGAAGTCGTACCTGAGAAATGTTGTGGAACGTGTGTCCAGAAGGACTGTGTTGTAGTTCTCCCAGATGCCACATCTCACATCATTCAG CTTGGGAAGTTTTGGTCGCCCCCTAGTGACCGTTGTGTGAAGTATGACTgctcaaaaacaaaaaaacagctcATCGTTGTGAAATCCAAATTGGAATGCCCAGTGTTCCGTCCAGAGGACTGCGTCCCT GGAACTGAGAAAACTGATGCAAATGGATGTTGCACAACCT GCACTTTACGTAGTCACTGTGATGTGACTAACACCACCACCTACCTAGAGGTGAATAACTGCAGGTCTACTGTGCCGGTGGAAATCTCAGCCTGCGGGGGATCCTGTGGAACGTCTTCTATGTGA